From a region of the Arachis ipaensis cultivar K30076 chromosome B09, Araip1.1, whole genome shotgun sequence genome:
- the LOC107616605 gene encoding mavicyanin produces the protein MTANHHFSHNWLLLCLLLISFQIQTSVHCFQYKVGDLDSWGIPTSSNPQLYTKWSKNNDIKIGDSLLFLYPPSQDSLVQVTLENYKRCNIKNPILYMNNGNSLFNITSKGEYFFTSGEPGHCQKNQKIHITVGVNASSDVDAPSPYGSATSSAPSYQPVFGSIPQPPSQSMVASDSSHIASNSQALIIGFVMCLLFSALM, from the exons ATGACGGCCAATCACCATTTTAGCCATAACTGGTTATTGTTGTGTCTCTTGCTCATATCCTTCCAAATCCAAACTTCTGTTCATTGCTTCCAATACAAGGTTGGAGATCTAGATTCTTGGGGCATTCCCACTTCATCAAATCCACAACTATACACCAAATGGTCCAAAAATAATGATATCAAGATTGGTGACTCCCTTT TGTTTTTATACCCACCAAGTCAAGATTCATTGGTTCAAGTAACACTGGAAAACTACAAGAGGTGCAACATTAAGAACCCTATATTGTACATGAACAATGGCAATTCATTGTTCAACATCACATCAAAAGGTGAATACTTCTTCACCAGTGGAGAGCCAGGGCACTGTCAGAAGAATCAGAAGATTCATATAACTGTTGGTGTTAATGCTTCTTCAGATGTTGATGCTCCATCACCATATGGATCAGCAACTTCTTCTGCACCTTCTTATCAACCTGTTTTTGGCAGCATTCCACAGCCTCCTTCTCAATCCATGGTAGCCTCAGATTCATCTCACATTGCTTCAAATTCTCAAGCTCTTATCATTGGATTTGTGATGTGTTTGCTCTTCTCTGCCTTAATGTAA